The Streptomyces sp. M92 nucleotide sequence ACGGGGTCTGACCCGGAGTGCTCCGAGGGAGCGGAAGGCGGTGCGCGGGTGGGCTCGGGAGGGCTGGAGCTACCCCCTGGTGACGACGCAGGTCGGCAGGGGAACTCCACGGACGTCCCGCCCGGTGCGGTGTCCCTGGCGCGGCCGATGAACGCGGGCGCGATCGGCCCCGAACTGGACTGGGACGCCGAGGCTTGGCACGAGGTGCGCACGCGGGCGCAGCGCGCCGGCCGGGCGTACATCTGGCTCAACCTCGTCGAGCAGCGGCTGCGCGCGGTCGTGGCCGCTGTCCTGCGTCCGGTCTACGAGCCCGTCCACGGCGACGACTGGGTGGTCGCCGCCGCCGGACCCGCCGGACAGGAGTGGGTGCAGCGCGCCGTCGCCGTCCGCGAGGTCAGCCGCCGCAAGGGATACCTCCTCGACCCGGCCGACGACAACGTCCTCAGCTTCCTCACCCTGCCCCAGCTGCGCGAGCTGATGGTCCAGCACTGGCCGTGCTTCGAGCCGTACGTCGACGAGCGCCGCGACGTGGAACTCGCCCTGGACGAGCTGGAGGTCACCCGCAACGTCGTCTCGCGCAACCGGGCGCTGTCCGAGGCGGTGCTGAGCCAGGCCGAGCGGGCCTCGGCGCGGCTGCTGGAGGTGCTGGGCGCGGGCAGCGACGTGCCCTCCACGCGGCGG carries:
- a CDS encoding SAV2148 family HEPN domain-containing protein, with the translated sequence MGSGGLELPPGDDAGRQGNSTDVPPGAVSLARPMNAGAIGPELDWDAEAWHEVRTRAQRAGRAYIWLNLVEQRLRAVVAAVLRPVYEPVHGDDWVVAAAGPAGQEWVQRAVAVREVSRRKGYLLDPADDNVLSFLTLPQLRELMVQHWPCFEPYVDERRDVELALDELEVTRNVVSRNRALSEAVLSQAERASARLLEVLGAGSDVPSTRRLPVDAVEDLVGDRYADVVAVHSDRVRLLRQFPAEDLFGSARRVDALGIGLNLLVQNFSGRRLLRLAESGGRVRLLFLNPASSAIKRRERELGIKRGELSRAVEMNILHMRRVRARLRDPGAFEIQVFDETPRFTAYLVDGDGADGIAVVQSYLRRTRGMEAPVLVLRNGRNGGKVVKSDQVDEGGLFPTYREEFELMWADSRPVS